In the genome of Pseudomonas sp. HS6, one region contains:
- a CDS encoding hypoxanthine-guanine phosphoribosyltransferase, translating to MSADLEHIRQVMREADCLYTEAEVEAAIARVGAQINEQLAESNPVVFCVMNGGLIFSGKLLTHLHFPLEASYLHATRYRNETSGGDLFWKAKPEVSFIDRDVLIIDDILDEGHTLGAIIDFCKHAGARKVHTAVLIDKDHDRKARPDLKADFVGLPCIDRYIFGYGMDYKGYWRNANGIFAVKGM from the coding sequence ATGTCCGCTGATCTCGAGCATATCCGTCAAGTCATGCGAGAGGCTGACTGCCTGTACACCGAAGCTGAAGTCGAGGCCGCCATTGCCCGCGTCGGTGCACAAATCAACGAACAACTGGCCGAGAGCAACCCGGTGGTGTTCTGCGTGATGAACGGCGGGCTGATCTTCTCCGGCAAGCTGCTGACCCATCTGCATTTCCCGTTGGAAGCGTCCTACCTGCACGCGACCCGCTATCGCAACGAAACCAGCGGCGGCGACCTGTTCTGGAAAGCCAAGCCGGAAGTCTCGTTCATCGACCGCGACGTGCTGATCATCGACGACATCCTCGACGAAGGTCACACCCTGGGCGCGATCATCGACTTCTGCAAACACGCTGGCGCGCGCAAAGTGCACACCGCCGTGCTGATCGACAAGGACCACGACCGCAAGGCCCGTCCTGACCTGAAAGCCGATTTCGTCGGCCTGCCGTGCATCGACCGTTACATCTTCGGTTACGGCATGGACTACAAAGGCTACTGGCGCAACGCCAACGGGATCTTCGCCGTCAAAGGCATGTAA
- a CDS encoding YajG family lipoprotein, which produces MLQRLLFGLITVTSLTLVGCAHSPQQLSPEPKLTTQLAPVGHGQPVVVRVVDGRPSPTLGTRGGLYPETSAITVQREQILPKLQAQAEAAVRLLGFTPSNGAMNAPQLTVTLTELKYQSPKEGMYVTEATIGATFRSDVQSGNRRYSGRYGASLDQRFGMAPNQETNTKLVSDVLSDALTRLFKDPTVGQILAE; this is translated from the coding sequence ATGTTGCAACGCCTGTTGTTCGGTTTGATCACTGTGACCAGTTTGACCCTGGTTGGCTGCGCCCACAGCCCGCAACAACTGAGCCCGGAACCCAAGCTGACCACTCAGTTGGCACCGGTCGGCCACGGCCAGCCTGTGGTGGTCCGCGTGGTTGACGGTCGTCCGTCGCCAACCCTGGGCACTCGCGGTGGCCTGTACCCGGAAACCAGCGCCATCACTGTACAGCGCGAGCAGATCCTGCCGAAGTTGCAGGCACAGGCCGAAGCGGCCGTGCGTCTGCTGGGCTTCACCCCGTCCAACGGTGCGATGAATGCTCCACAACTGACCGTGACCCTGACTGAACTGAAATATCAGTCGCCGAAAGAAGGCATGTACGTGACCGAGGCCACCATCGGCGCGACCTTCCGTTCCGACGTGCAGAGCGGCAACCGTCGCTACAGCGGCCGTTACGGCGCGTCGCTGGACCAGCGTTTCGGCATGGCGCCGAATCAGGAAACCAACACCAAACTGGTCAGCGATGTGCTGAGCGATGCGCTGACCCGTCTGTTCAAGGATCCGACTGTGGGTCAGATCCTCGCTGAATAA
- a CDS encoding CPXCG motif-containing cysteine-rich protein, protein MLESALYECPYCGEEVETTVDLSAGDQTYIEDCQVCCRPITFVLQVHGEDWFLEVFSENE, encoded by the coding sequence ATGCTGGAAAGCGCACTGTATGAATGTCCGTACTGTGGGGAGGAAGTCGAGACGACAGTGGACCTGTCGGCGGGTGATCAGACCTATATTGAAGACTGTCAGGTGTGTTGCCGGCCGATTACGTTTGTCCTGCAGGTCCATGGCGAGGACTGGTTTCTGGAAGTGTTCAGCGAAAACGAGTGA
- the mqo gene encoding malate dehydrogenase (quinone), with product MAHNEAVDVVLVGAGIMSATLAVLLKELDPAIKLEVVELMDSGAAESSNPWNNAGTGHAGLCELNYTPQAADGTVDIKKAVHINTQFEVSKQFWSYLTKKGTFGSCKSFISPVPHLSYVEGEKGVSFLKERFNVLHKHHAFADMEYTEDKAKMAEWMPLMMPGRPQDQVLAATRVINGTDVNFGALTNQLLKHLTSAPDAQVKYCKRVTGLKRNANGWTVSIKDVNSGSSREVDAKFVFLGAGGAALPLLQASGIEESKGFGGFPISGQWLRCDNPEVVKHHQAKVYSQAAVGSPPMSVPHLDTRVVDGKKSLLFGPYAGFTTKFLKHGSFMDLPLSVRAGNIGPMLAVAKNNMDLTKYLVSEVMQSMEQRLDSLRRFYPQAKAEDWRLEVAGQRVQIIKKDPKKGGILQFGTELVAAKDGSLAALLGASPGASVTVSIMLELIEKCFPAQAKGEWAAKLAEIFPAREKVLETDAALYRKINAQNNVALELVEASNETESYA from the coding sequence ATGGCGCATAACGAAGCAGTCGACGTAGTTCTGGTTGGGGCCGGCATCATGAGTGCCACCCTTGCAGTCCTGCTCAAAGAGCTCGACCCGGCGATCAAGCTGGAAGTCGTCGAGCTGATGGATTCCGGTGCTGCGGAAAGTTCCAACCCGTGGAACAACGCCGGTACCGGCCACGCCGGCCTGTGCGAGCTGAACTATACGCCGCAGGCTGCCGACGGCACCGTCGACATCAAGAAAGCCGTGCACATCAACACCCAGTTCGAGGTGTCGAAGCAGTTCTGGTCGTACCTGACCAAGAAAGGCACATTCGGCTCGTGCAAATCCTTCATCAGCCCGGTGCCGCACCTGAGCTACGTCGAAGGCGAAAAAGGCGTTTCATTCCTCAAGGAACGCTTCAACGTGCTGCACAAGCACCACGCCTTCGCCGACATGGAATACACCGAAGACAAGGCGAAGATGGCCGAGTGGATGCCATTGATGATGCCGGGGCGTCCGCAAGACCAAGTGCTCGCCGCCACCCGCGTGATCAACGGCACCGACGTCAACTTCGGCGCGTTGACCAATCAGTTGCTCAAGCACCTGACCAGCGCACCGGATGCCCAGGTCAAGTACTGCAAGCGCGTGACCGGTCTGAAGCGTAACGCCAATGGCTGGACGGTGAGCATCAAGGACGTCAACAGCGGCAGCAGCCGCGAAGTCGATGCCAAGTTCGTGTTCCTCGGTGCCGGTGGCGCGGCTCTGCCGCTGCTGCAAGCCTCGGGCATCGAAGAAAGCAAAGGCTTCGGCGGTTTCCCGATCAGTGGCCAGTGGCTGCGTTGCGATAACCCGGAAGTGGTCAAGCATCACCAGGCCAAGGTCTACAGCCAGGCTGCGGTAGGTTCGCCACCGATGTCGGTGCCGCACCTGGACACCCGCGTGGTCGATGGCAAGAAGTCCCTGCTGTTCGGACCATACGCCGGTTTCACCACCAAGTTCCTCAAGCACGGCTCCTTCATGGACCTGCCACTGTCGGTTCGCGCCGGCAACATCGGCCCGATGCTGGCCGTGGCGAAGAACAACATGGACCTGACCAAGTACCTGGTCAGCGAAGTGATGCAGTCGATGGAACAGCGCCTGGATTCCCTGCGTCGTTTCTACCCGCAGGCGAAAGCCGAAGACTGGCGCCTGGAAGTGGCTGGCCAACGGGTGCAGATCATCAAGAAAGACCCGAAAAAAGGCGGCATCCTGCAGTTCGGTACCGAACTGGTAGCCGCGAAGGACGGTTCCCTCGCCGCTCTGCTCGGTGCTTCGCCAGGTGCTTCGGTGACGGTTTCGATCATGCTGGAACTGATCGAGAAATGCTTCCCGGCCCAAGCCAAGGGTGAGTGGGCTGCCAAACTGGCGGAAATCTTCCCGGCCCGTGAAAAGGTCCTGGAGACCGACGCTGCGCTGTATCGCAAGATCAACGCGCAGAACAACGTCGCGCTGGAACTGGTTGAAGCCAGTAACGAGACCGAAAGCTACGCCTGA
- a CDS encoding uracil-xanthine permease family protein: MQQEFNDPLWRTVLSGAQMLFVAFGALVLMPLITGLDPNVALFTAGLGTILFQIVTGRQVPVFLASSFAFITPIILAKGQFGLAATMGGVMAAGFVYTFLGLAVKIKGTGFIDRLLPPVVIGPVIISIGLAMAPIAANMAMGKAGDGSELIHYQTAMMISMPALLTTLIVAVFGKGIFRLVPIISGVLVGFGMAFYFGVVDTAKIAAAPWFAIPHFTAPEFNWQAILFIVPVALAPAIEHIGGVIAVGSVTGRDYLKKPGLHRTLLGDGIATTAAGLFGGPPNTTYAEVTGAVMLTKNYNPKIMTWAAIFAISLAFIGKFGALLQSIPVPVMGGILCLLFGSIAAVGMNTLIRHKIDLGEARNLVIVSVTLVFGIGGVLVGTGTGPDDFGLKGIALCAVVAIALNLILPGNDSWKHKKADEPLL; the protein is encoded by the coding sequence ATGCAGCAAGAGTTCAACGATCCGCTCTGGCGCACGGTGCTGTCTGGCGCACAGATGCTGTTCGTGGCTTTCGGCGCCCTGGTGCTGATGCCGCTGATCACGGGCCTTGACCCGAACGTGGCACTGTTTACCGCAGGTCTTGGGACGATTCTGTTCCAGATCGTCACCGGGCGTCAGGTGCCGGTGTTCCTGGCGTCGAGCTTTGCCTTCATCACCCCGATCATTCTCGCCAAGGGCCAGTTCGGCCTCGCCGCGACCATGGGCGGCGTGATGGCGGCCGGTTTCGTCTACACCTTCCTTGGCCTGGCCGTGAAGATCAAAGGCACTGGCTTCATCGACCGTCTGCTGCCGCCGGTGGTGATTGGTCCGGTGATCATCTCCATTGGCCTGGCCATGGCACCGATTGCCGCGAACATGGCCATGGGCAAGGCCGGTGACGGCTCGGAGCTGATCCATTACCAGACCGCGATGATGATCTCGATGCCGGCGCTGCTGACCACGTTGATCGTGGCGGTGTTCGGCAAAGGCATTTTCCGCCTGGTGCCGATCATCTCCGGCGTACTGGTGGGTTTCGGCATGGCGTTTTATTTCGGGGTGGTCGACACCGCGAAGATTGCCGCCGCCCCTTGGTTTGCGATCCCTCACTTCACCGCGCCGGAGTTCAACTGGCAGGCGATCCTGTTCATCGTCCCGGTGGCGCTGGCCCCGGCCATCGAACACATCGGCGGCGTGATTGCGGTCGGCAGCGTGACCGGTCGCGACTACCTGAAGAAGCCGGGCCTGCATCGCACCCTGCTCGGCGACGGTATTGCTACCACGGCAGCCGGCCTGTTCGGCGGTCCGCCCAACACCACCTATGCCGAAGTGACTGGCGCGGTGATGCTGACCAAGAACTACAACCCGAAAATCATGACCTGGGCGGCGATCTTCGCCATCAGCCTGGCGTTCATCGGCAAGTTCGGCGCCCTGCTGCAAAGCATTCCGGTGCCGGTGATGGGCGGGATTCTGTGCCTGTTGTTCGGTTCGATCGCGGCAGTGGGGATGAACACCCTGATCCGTCACAAGATCGACCTGGGCGAAGCACGCAATCTGGTGATCGTTTCGGTGACCCTGGTGTTCGGGATTGGCGGTGTGCTGGTCGGCACCGGCACCGGTCCGGACGACTTCGGCCTCAAAGGCATCGCGCTGTGCGCGGTGGTGGCGATTGCGCTGAACCTGATCCTGCCGGGCAACGACAGCTGGAAACACAAGAAGGCGGATGAGCCGCTGCTCTAA
- a CDS encoding 1-acyl-sn-glycerol-3-phosphate acyltransferase: MGEFDAIRPYDDSEVPAVLARLLGDKAFLDILTHFRFPRFAGAFGWMLKPLIAHRLRREFADVTSVATLQDKVEFYVDHTIERATDGVTYTGVEQFKSGSAYLFIANHRDIVMDPAFVNYAVYHAGLPTPRIAIGDNLLQKPFVSDLMRLNKSFIVHRSITGRREKMAAYQLLSAYINHSIRNDCASIWIAQAEGRAKDGDDRTESAILKMFHMSRKDEPFGEVIQSLNVTPVSISYEYDPCDQAKARELYIRATTGTYAKAPGEDDVSIAKGITGYKGRVHVNFAAPISELFEDTKQLAVEMDKQILGGYRLFPVHYLAYAQWADADPQLNVPKAAEVFGAEELAKAQEEWQNRLDACPEEHRPYLVLQYATPVRNQYRVKAGLPL, encoded by the coding sequence ATGGGCGAATTCGATGCCATCCGACCTTACGACGACAGCGAAGTACCTGCGGTACTGGCAAGACTGCTCGGCGACAAGGCGTTTCTAGATATCCTCACCCACTTCCGCTTCCCGCGTTTCGCCGGTGCCTTCGGCTGGATGCTCAAACCACTTATAGCCCATCGGCTGCGTCGTGAGTTCGCCGACGTGACGTCGGTGGCGACTTTGCAGGACAAGGTCGAGTTTTACGTCGACCACACCATCGAGCGCGCCACCGACGGCGTGACCTACACCGGTGTCGAGCAATTCAAGTCCGGCAGCGCTTATCTGTTCATCGCCAACCACCGCGACATCGTGATGGACCCGGCCTTCGTCAACTATGCGGTGTACCACGCCGGCCTGCCGACCCCGCGCATCGCGATTGGCGACAACCTGCTGCAAAAGCCTTTCGTCAGCGACCTGATGCGGCTGAACAAGAGCTTCATCGTTCACCGTTCGATCACCGGGCGTCGCGAGAAAATGGCCGCCTACCAACTGCTGTCGGCCTACATCAACCATTCGATCCGCAACGACTGCGCTTCGATCTGGATCGCCCAGGCCGAAGGCCGCGCGAAGGACGGCGACGACCGTACCGAGTCGGCGATCCTCAAGATGTTCCACATGAGCCGCAAGGACGAGCCGTTCGGCGAGGTCATTCAGTCGCTGAACGTGACCCCGGTGTCGATCAGCTACGAATACGACCCGTGCGACCAGGCCAAGGCCCGCGAGCTGTACATCCGCGCCACCACCGGCACCTACGCCAAGGCGCCGGGCGAAGATGACGTGAGCATCGCCAAGGGCATCACCGGCTACAAGGGCCGGGTGCACGTGAACTTCGCCGCGCCGATCAGCGAATTGTTCGAAGACACCAAGCAATTGGCGGTCGAAATGGACAAGCAGATTCTCGGCGGCTACCGGCTGTTCCCGGTGCATTACCTGGCGTACGCGCAGTGGGCCGATGCCGATCCGCAGTTGAACGTGCCGAAGGCTGCCGAGGTGTTCGGCGCCGAGGAATTGGCCAAGGCCCAGGAAGAGTGGCAGAACCGTCTGGACGCCTGCCCCGAGGAGCATCGTCCGTATCTGGTGCTGCAATATGCGACGCCGGTGCGCAATCAGTACCGGGTCAAGGCTGGCTTGCCGCTGTAA
- a CDS encoding PA4642 family protein has product MRKDKKQVIGDEIGDEQIKLFLDFEPVDATSPSLHKLVKAYRGLRIDDFERFLTFFVAAGYDVDGKDEHGKTFVDQIRDQRNAPEYIELIEKARG; this is encoded by the coding sequence ATGCGTAAAGATAAGAAGCAAGTGATTGGTGACGAGATCGGCGATGAGCAGATCAAGCTGTTCCTCGATTTTGAGCCGGTCGACGCCACTTCGCCGTCGCTGCACAAACTGGTCAAGGCCTACCGTGGCCTGCGCATCGACGATTTCGAGCGCTTCCTGACCTTCTTCGTTGCAGCCGGTTATGACGTGGACGGCAAGGACGAGCACGGCAAGACCTTCGTCGACCAGATCCGCGACCAGCGCAACGCACCGGAATACATCGAGCTGATCGAGAAGGCGCGCGGCTGA
- a CDS encoding DUF2007 domain-containing protein, giving the protein MQRIYEPENLMEGEMLKGMLASEGIEAHLVGRDLLGGTGELPIFGLLGLSVENDQAEYARELISAYNAALPLPGDEPESFPGTLVC; this is encoded by the coding sequence ATGCAGCGAATCTACGAGCCGGAAAACCTGATGGAGGGCGAGATGCTCAAGGGCATGCTCGCCAGCGAAGGCATCGAGGCGCATCTGGTCGGGCGCGATTTGCTCGGTGGTACGGGTGAGTTGCCGATCTTCGGCCTGCTCGGGCTGTCGGTCGAGAACGATCAGGCCGAATACGCCCGCGAACTGATCAGCGCGTACAATGCCGCGCTGCCGCTGCCCGGCGATGAACCGGAGAGCTTCCCCGGTACGCTGGTCTGTTAG
- a CDS encoding M48 family metallopeptidase gives MNKTLVVGALSAALLLAGCQSVNTTSGGAVGVERKQYMFSMLSSQEVDQMYAQSYQKTVGEASSKGVLDKTSNEAKRVQAIANRLIAQAPNFRPDAAQWQWEVNLIKSDELNANCGPGGKIIFYTGLIDSLKLTDDEIAAVMGHEIAHALREHGREAMSKAYGIEMAKQGAGALLGLGQDSLALADTVANYGMTLPNSRANENEADLIGLELAARAGYNPNAAITLWNKMSKASEGAPPEFMSTHPASSSRIASLQAAIPKVMPLYEKAPKS, from the coding sequence ATGAACAAGACATTGGTTGTAGGTGCACTGAGCGCGGCGCTGTTGCTGGCCGGTTGTCAGTCGGTCAACACCACCAGCGGCGGTGCCGTGGGCGTGGAGCGCAAGCAGTACATGTTCAGCATGCTGTCCTCGCAAGAGGTCGACCAGATGTATGCCCAGTCCTATCAGAAGACCGTTGGCGAGGCGTCCAGCAAAGGTGTGCTGGACAAGACCAGCAACGAAGCCAAACGGGTTCAGGCGATTGCCAACCGCTTGATCGCCCAGGCGCCGAACTTCCGTCCGGATGCGGCGCAGTGGCAGTGGGAAGTAAACCTGATCAAGAGTGACGAGCTCAATGCCAACTGCGGCCCTGGCGGCAAGATCATTTTCTACACCGGGCTGATCGACAGCCTGAAACTGACCGACGATGAAATCGCCGCAGTCATGGGCCATGAAATCGCCCACGCCCTGCGCGAGCACGGTCGTGAAGCGATGTCCAAGGCCTATGGCATCGAGATGGCCAAGCAGGGCGCTGGCGCATTGCTCGGCCTGGGTCAGGACAGCCTGGCGTTGGCCGACACCGTGGCCAACTACGGCATGACGCTGCCCAACAGCCGCGCCAACGAGAACGAAGCCGACCTGATCGGCCTGGAACTGGCCGCTCGCGCCGGCTACAACCCGAACGCCGCGATCACCCTGTGGAACAAGATGAGCAAGGCGTCCGAAGGTGCACCACCAGAGTTCATGAGCACTCACCCGGCATCGTCCAGCCGGATCGCCTCATTGCAGGCGGCCATTCCGAAGGTCATGCCGCTTTACGAGAAAGCGCCCAAGTCCTGA
- a CDS encoding SOS response-associated peptidase, which translates to MCGRYALFRWNRDFAALPGFPADQLAQWNISPNDSVLMLRAEADGQRTLARARWGLTPPWLTDLSRTPAHARAETVAEQPMFREALRLRRCLLPANGFYEWRGTTRKRPYWLTPGEGSSLFFAAIWEAYPVQEQVWLSTAVITQSAASQRRPLILDEAGQAAWLDPATPLHVLQGLLASEPAALRERVLANMVNDPKLNGPECLTPA; encoded by the coding sequence ATGTGTGGACGTTATGCCCTGTTTCGCTGGAACCGCGACTTCGCGGCGCTGCCAGGTTTTCCCGCCGATCAACTGGCGCAGTGGAACATTTCCCCCAATGATTCGGTGTTGATGCTGCGTGCCGAAGCCGATGGCCAGCGCACGCTGGCCCGCGCCCGTTGGGGGCTGACGCCGCCGTGGCTGACTGACTTGTCGCGCACCCCGGCCCATGCCCGGGCCGAAACCGTCGCCGAACAACCGATGTTCCGCGAAGCCCTGCGCCTGCGGCGATGCCTGCTGCCGGCCAACGGGTTCTACGAATGGCGCGGCACCACGCGCAAGCGCCCGTACTGGCTGACGCCGGGGGAAGGTTCTTCTCTGTTTTTTGCGGCGATCTGGGAGGCGTATCCGGTGCAGGAGCAGGTCTGGCTCAGTACTGCGGTGATCACTCAATCGGCGGCCAGTCAGCGCCGGCCGTTGATTCTCGATGAGGCGGGGCAGGCGGCGTGGCTTGATCCCGCGACACCGCTACATGTCCTGCAAGGCCTGCTCGCCAGCGAACCCGCTGCCTTGCGCGAGCGGGTGCTGGCGAACATGGTCAATGATCCGAAACTCAATGGGCCGGAGTGTTTGACTCCGGCCTAG
- the upp gene encoding uracil phosphoribosyltransferase, translating into MSIQEIRHPLIRHKLGLMRRADISTKNFRELAQEVGALLTYEATKDLPLETYDIEGWCGTVSVEKIAGKKITVVPILRAGIGMLEGVLSLIPGAKVSAVGVARNEETLQAHTYLEKLVPEIDERLAMIIDPMLATGSSMVATIDLLKKAGCKDIRAMVLVAAPEGIAAVEKAHPDVIIYTASIDEKLNEHGYIIPGLGDAGDKIFGTKQKDA; encoded by the coding sequence ATGTCCATCCAAGAGATCCGCCATCCGCTGATCCGTCACAAACTTGGCCTTATGCGCCGTGCAGACATCAGCACCAAGAATTTCCGCGAGCTCGCTCAGGAAGTCGGTGCCCTGTTGACCTATGAAGCTACAAAAGATCTGCCGCTGGAAACCTACGATATCGAAGGCTGGTGCGGCACTGTGTCGGTCGAGAAAATCGCCGGCAAGAAGATTACTGTCGTGCCGATCCTGCGTGCCGGCATCGGCATGCTTGAAGGCGTGCTGAGCCTGATCCCGGGCGCCAAAGTCAGCGCCGTTGGCGTTGCCCGTAACGAAGAAACCCTGCAGGCCCACACCTATCTGGAAAAACTGGTTCCGGAAATCGACGAACGCCTGGCGATGATCATCGACCCGATGCTCGCCACCGGCAGCTCCATGGTGGCAACCATCGACTTGCTGAAGAAGGCCGGTTGCAAGGATATCCGCGCGATGGTGCTGGTTGCCGCGCCGGAAGGCATTGCCGCTGTCGAGAAGGCGCACCCGGACGTGATCATCTACACCGCGTCCATCGATGAAAAACTGAACGAGCACGGTTACATCATTCCTGGGCTTGGCGATGCCGGTGACAAGATCTTCGGCACCAAGCAGAAGGACGCGTAA
- a CDS encoding methyl-accepting chemotaxis protein, translating to MKFKSIQFSVAALAGAIVLSVVAALVLYALFSGARTQEMVQQRTQAQFEQVIEQRLTSLAQTQVSQIQRELEAPLLIAGGLVRVNALLGTPGADGQPRLSVSREQLISLIKENVEKNPKILGTYIGWEKNALDHNDAAYVGTSIVGIDAANGRFLPWWFRNEDGTLGLDKLVDVDDQKVLSTGVRASEYYLCSKETKKSCVIDPAPYKVGDKIVMLASFIKPIMLNGAFQGIVGADLSVNFIQEMLLGANQKLYSGAGQMALIGGNGRIVAYTKDPSKFGEKVSDILDAQQIANMANIKRGEVTYTVNKESGRIELYLPFGIGQTDARWTLMLQLPLDAVMADLQKLQGDLDAQRKSDTFGMAMVGLIIAGLGLLVIWLVGHGIARPLKQMVTMLDDIAQGEGDLTRRLSSDRNDELGSIAKGFNTFLAKLQAMITQVVSSVQSVSDSSEHTADIAIRTNIGIQKQMAEIDQVATAVQEMTATAQDVARNATQAAQAASHADQAASQGMQIVRDTSNSIGVLAVEISKAVDVVQTLAKDSENINAILTAIRGIAEQTNLLALNAAIEAARAGEQGRGFAVVADEVRNLAQKTQKATEEIQSMIQQLQQGTRDVVRVMEDSQNRTDESVQHAAKAAEALETITQAVSVINDMNTQIASAAEEQSAVADDINRNVINIGQVANEVAGGADESSSASADLTKLAEQQRRLINQFKV from the coding sequence ATGAAATTCAAGTCGATCCAGTTTTCCGTGGCGGCCCTGGCCGGCGCCATCGTTCTCAGCGTGGTGGCGGCGCTGGTGCTGTATGCGCTGTTTTCCGGCGCCCGCACCCAAGAGATGGTTCAACAACGAACCCAGGCTCAGTTCGAGCAAGTCATCGAACAACGCCTGACCTCGCTGGCGCAAACCCAGGTCAGCCAGATCCAGCGCGAGCTGGAAGCGCCACTGCTGATTGCCGGCGGACTGGTGCGGGTCAACGCCCTGCTTGGCACCCCGGGCGCCGATGGTCAGCCGCGACTGAGCGTCAGCCGCGAGCAACTGATCAGCCTGATCAAGGAAAACGTCGAGAAGAACCCGAAGATTCTCGGCACCTACATCGGTTGGGAAAAGAACGCACTGGACCACAATGACGCGGCCTACGTCGGCACCAGCATAGTCGGCATCGACGCCGCCAACGGGCGCTTCCTGCCGTGGTGGTTCCGCAACGAGGACGGTACCCTGGGCCTGGACAAACTGGTGGACGTCGACGACCAGAAAGTCCTGTCCACCGGCGTGCGTGCCAGCGAGTACTACCTGTGTTCGAAAGAAACCAAGAAATCCTGCGTGATCGATCCGGCGCCCTACAAAGTCGGCGACAAGATCGTCATGCTCGCATCCTTTATTAAACCGATCATGCTCAACGGCGCCTTCCAGGGCATCGTCGGTGCCGACCTGTCGGTGAACTTCATCCAGGAAATGCTCCTCGGCGCGAACCAGAAACTGTACAGCGGCGCCGGGCAAATGGCCCTGATCGGCGGCAACGGCCGGATCGTCGCCTACACCAAGGACCCGAGCAAATTCGGCGAGAAAGTCAGCGACATCCTCGATGCCCAGCAGATTGCCAACATGGCCAATATCAAGCGCGGCGAAGTGACCTACACCGTCAATAAGGAGTCGGGCCGGATCGAGTTGTACCTGCCGTTCGGCATCGGCCAGACCGACGCACGCTGGACGCTGATGCTGCAATTGCCGCTCGACGCGGTGATGGCGGATCTGCAGAAACTTCAGGGCGACCTCGACGCCCAGCGCAAATCCGACACCTTCGGCATGGCCATGGTCGGTCTGATCATCGCCGGCCTCGGTTTGCTGGTGATCTGGCTGGTGGGCCACGGTATCGCTCGGCCACTGAAGCAAATGGTCACCATGCTCGATGACATCGCCCAGGGCGAAGGCGATCTGACCCGTCGCTTGAGCAGTGACCGCAATGACGAACTCGGTTCAATCGCCAAAGGCTTCAATACCTTCCTCGCGAAGTTGCAGGCGATGATCACGCAGGTGGTGTCGTCGGTACAGAGCGTCAGCGACTCTTCGGAACACACGGCAGACATCGCGATCCGTACCAACATCGGCATACAAAAGCAGATGGCCGAGATTGATCAGGTCGCCACCGCCGTGCAGGAAATGACGGCGACCGCTCAGGACGTGGCGCGCAATGCGACCCAGGCCGCGCAAGCTGCCAGCCATGCCGATCAGGCTGCCAGCCAGGGCATGCAGATCGTGCGCGATACGTCGAACTCGATCGGCGTGCTGGCCGTGGAAATCAGCAAGGCCGTGGACGTAGTGCAGACGCTGGCCAAGGACAGCGAAAACATCAACGCGATCCTCACCGCCATTCGCGGAATCGCCGAGCAGACCAACCTGCTGGCCCTCAACGCAGCCATCGAGGCCGCCCGTGCCGGCGAGCAGGGTCGCGGGTTTGCCGTGGTGGCCGACGAGGTACGCAACCTGGCGCAGAAAACCCAGAAGGCCACCGAAGAAATCCAGAGCATGATCCAGCAACTGCAACAGGGCACACGTGATGTGGTGCGGGTCATGGAAGACAGCCAGAACCGCACCGACGAAAGCGTGCAGCACGCGGCCAAGGCGGCCGAAGCGCTGGAGACCATTACCCAGGCGGTGTCGGTGATCAACGACATGAACACCCAGATTGCCAGCGCCGCCGAGGAACAGAGCGCGGTGGCTGACGATATCAACCGCAATGTGATCAATATTGGTCAGGTGGCGAATGAAGTGGCGGGTGGTGCGGATGAGTCGAGTTCGGCGAGTGCGGATTTGACCAAACTGGCGGAGCAGCAGCGGCGGTTGATCAATCAGTTCAAGGTTTGA